The following nucleotide sequence is from Streptomyces sp. HUAS CB01.
TTCAGGTCGCCGTACGGGCCCGGCTCGCCGTCGTCGGCCTTGTGCGCGGTGGCGATCACGCTGTCGCCGTCCGAGGGGTCGCCGATCCGGCCGAGGGCCATGGAGAAGCCGCGCTCCGTGTCGGTGCCGCGCCAGTCGTCCGCGGCCCGGCGTATCCGCTCCAGCTCGCCGTCCGAGAGGTCACGGACGCGGCGGACGCGGGTCTCGTAGCCGTTGCGCTCGATGCGTTTCACCATCTGGCGCACGTTCCGCATGGCGCGCCCGGTGAGCGAGAAATCCGGGACGTCCACCACCGCCTCGTCACCCAGCTCCAGGGCGTCGAGTCCGGTTTCACGGGTCCAGACCTGGCCGCCCGTCTCGGAGCACCCCATCACGGCAGGGGTCCAGGAGTGTGCCTTGGCCTCGTCCATGAAGCGCTCGATGGCGCCCGGCCACGCCTCGACGTCGCCGATCGGGTCGCCGCTGGCGAGCATCACTCCGGAGACGACGCGGTAGGTCACGGCGGCCTTGCCGCTGGGGGAGAAGACGACGCCCTTGTCGCGGCGGAGCGCGAAGTGGCCGAGGGAGTCGCGGCCGCCGTGCTTCTCGAGCAGCTCGCGGAGCCTCGCCTCGTCGTCCGTCGTCAGCGTGGCGGCCGGGTGCTCGGGGCGGAACGCCAGGTAGATCGTGGTGACGGCGGTGAGCAGGCCGAGCGCACCGAGCGAGTAGCCGACGGTCCAGTCGACGCCGCTCTCGTAGCCGACCGGCCCTTCGAAGCCGAACAGCCCGAGCAGGACGTGCTCGAGACGGTCGGTGAGGCTGGGGCTGCCGATGACCTTGCCCGGGTGGGCGCTGACGACGACCAGTCCGAGGCCGATCGAACCGGCGCCCATCAGGACGAAGTTGGCGAGTGCCTTCCACCGGCTGCGCGGGTCGGGCAGCGCGGAGAACTCGCTGCGGTGGCGGAGCAGCAGCGCGAGCAGTGCCAGCGACAGCAGGACGCCGATGACCGAGTGGCGGTAGGCGAACTGCGCGGCGGCGCCGGCGGGCAGCAGGATCACCGCGGCTCGCCAGGCGCGCCGCTTGTGCCGCTTGAGGCCGTGCGCGAGGAGCAGCAGCAGGACGCCGGCGCTGAGCGACAGCGCGGCGGCGAACGGGCCGAGGGCGCCGGGGAGCACCTCGGCGAGGGCGTGCATCCGGCTGTGCCGGAAACGCGGGAAGACCCCTGCGGCGATGTCGATCAGACCGATGAAGGTGCAGGCGGTACCGACCAGCGCAGGAACGGATTCGGCGCGCGGGCCGCGGAGGATCCGGCGTACGCGATCCGGAACCAAGCCCGACTTATCCCCATCTATGGTGACAGACATCGCTTCCTGAGGCTCTCGAGAGAGTTCGTGGAGTCCATGGCCGCAGAACGTTCGGCCCGGACAATTTGCGCTCTCTAGGACGGCACTTCCGGGCGGCGGGTTCATTGACTCTCAGGAAATTCTCACGGAAGAAGCTCGATCGCCTCATGGGTCTCACCAGTAACAAGGTTCTGGCGCTGGCCGTTCTGGCCGCCGTGGCTCTCTTCGCCGCGACGATCTGGCTGTGGCCACGGCTCTCCCGTCGCGGCTGGCGCGCGGTCCTCGGCCGGGTCGGGCTGCTCCTGGCGACGCAGCTCGCACTGTTCGCCGCAGTGGGCCTGGCCGCGAACAACTCCTTCCTCTTCTACGGCTCCTGGGCCGATCTCCTCGGCCAGGAGCAGGAGATGGGGGAGGTCGTGGACCACTCCGCGAGCAGCAGGACCGTCAAGGTGGTCGGCAAGCAGAAGCTGGACGTCCCGGGGAGTTCACGGCCGGAGACGGGCGGCCAGATCCAGAAGGTGGTGGTCGTGGGCGAGAGATCGGGGATCGACAGCCCGGCGTACGTGTACCTGCCGCCCGAGTACTTCCAGCCCGCCTACGCGAGGAAGACCTTTCCCGTGACCGTCGTGCTGACCGGCTACCCGGGCACCGCGGAGAACCTGCTCAAGGGCCTCAAGTACCCGAGGACGGCGTTCATGCAGGCCCGGGAGGGACGGATGCAGCCGATGATCCTGGTCATGATGCGGCCGACGGTGGCGCCGCCGAGGGACACAGAGTGCGTCGACGTCCCGGACGGGCCGCAGGCGGAGACGTTCTTCGCGAAGGACCTGCCGGCCGCCGTGTCGGCGACCTACCGGGTCGGCACCGGACCGCGCAGCTGGGGCATCATGGGCAACTCGACGGGAGGGTACTGCGCGCTGAAGATAGCCCTCCACCACCCCGAGCGGTTCGGTGCCGGAGCGGGCCTGTCCGCGTACTACAAGGCCGCGGAGGACCCGACCACCGGTGATCTCTTCCACGGGAACCAGGCCGAGCGCAAGCGCGCGAACCTGCTGTGGAGCCTGGACCACCGGCCGCAGGGTGCCTCGTCGTTCCTGGTGACCACGTCCGAGCAGGGCGAGGGGAACCTCAAGGGGACGCGCGAGTTCATCAGGAAGGTGAAGGCACCCGCACGCGTCTCGTCGATCACGCTGGACAGCGGCGGGCACAACTTCAACACGTGGCGCCGCGAGATCCCGCCGGCGCTGGTGTGGATGAGCGGCCGGCTCGGCGCGGCGTGACGTCCGGCTGACGCGCCTGAGCGCGGTTCCTGGACCTGAGCCGCCTCCCGCACCCGAACCACGGTCCCTCGCCGGGGTCTCAGCCGGAGGGGACCTTGTCGATGTCCACCGTGGTACGGGGGACGTCCTGGGCGTCCGCGTCGATGGAGCGGCGCAGGGCCTCGTGCAGCCGCCCCGGGGTCAGCACCCCGAGGAAGCGGCCCTTCTCCTCCTTGTCGACGACCGCTATCCACCCGGCGTCGTGCTGCAGCATCGTGGAGAACGCCTGCTTCAGGGAGGCGCCGACGGGCAGCCAGGCGTCCATGCGGCGGGCGTGCTCGCGCACGGTGCCGGTACGGCCGGCGTGCTCGGCGGAGATCCATCCGTGCAGATCGCCGCCGGGGTCCAGGACGACGGCCCACGGCGAGTCCAGCGTGCGGGGCAGCGGGTCGTCGAGGCGCACCACGGGCGGCTGCTCGAGATCGCCCTCCTCGACGGGGGTGACCGACAGCCGCTTGAGGCCCCGGTCCGCTCCGACGAAGTCCGCCACGTAGGGGTTGGCCGGTGCCCCCAGCACGGCGGCCGGGGCGCCGAACTGCTCGATCCTGCCCTGCCCGTAGACGGCGATCCGGTCGCCGAGCCGGACGGCCTCCTCGATGTCGTGGGTGACGAAGAGCACCGTCTTGCGGACGGCGGCCTGCAGCCTGAGGAACTCGCTCTGCAGGCGTTCCCGGACGACGGGGTCGACCGCGCCGAACGGCTCGTCCATGAGCAGGACCGGCGGATCGGCCGCCAGGGCCCGGGCCACGCCCACGCGCTGGCGCTGGCCGCCGGAGAGCTGCTCGGGGTAGCGGTCGCCGTACACGCGGGGGTCGAGGCCGACGAGATCGAGGAGTTCGGCGGCGCGCTCGCGGCCCCTGGCGCGCTTCCAGCCCAGGAGATGGGGCACGGTCGCGGTGTTCTCCAGGACCGTCTTGTGCGGGAAGAGGCCCACCTGCTGGATGACGTAGCCGATCCGGCGCCGCAGTTGGACGGGGTCGACGGTGGATATGTCGTCCCCGTCCAGGAATATCCGGCCCTCGGTCGGCTCGATGAGCCGGTTGACCATCTTCATGGTGGTCGTCTTGCCGCAGCCGGACGGACCCACGAGCGTGACGAGTTCACCCGCGGCGACCTCGAAGGAGAGGTCGTCCACAGCGGTCGTGCCGTCCGGGTACCGCTTGGTCACGTGCTCGAATCGGATCATGGTTCCCCATTGTGACGGGTGAGGGCGGGGCCTTGTGTGAAGGCAGTGTTGCCGGAACGCGAAGCTCCTCGGCGATTGTCGGTGGCGGGGGTTAGGGTCGGTTTCCGTTCGGCAACCGGTCGAACAGGCCGGACACGAGGACGGGGGTGGGGCGATGGCGGGCCGGGACTGCCTCGTCACGAACGACTGGATCTGCGGCGAGTACCTGCGCTCCCGCAGCCAGGAGCTGGTCGACGCCACCGTGCAGCACGTCGGGATCACGGTCGCCTCGGTCGCGATCGGTCTCGTGGTGGCCTTTCCGCTGGCGCTGCTCGCGCGGGGCCGGCCCCGGTTCGCCGGGCCCGTGCTCGGGCTGACGACCGTGCTCTACACGATCCCGTCGCTGGCCATGTTCTCGCTGCTGCTGCCGTTCCTCGGCCTCTCGGCCGCCCTGGTGATCGCGGGCCTGGTGCTCTACTCGCTGACGATCCTGGTGCGGAACATGGTCGCGGGGCTGGAGGCGGTCCCCGCGGAGGCCCGAGAGGCCGCCCGCGGCATGGGCTACGGCCCGGCCCGGCTGCTGTGGGAGGTCGAGCTCCCGCTCGCCCTGCCGGCGCTGATGGCGGGCCTGCGGATGGCGACGGTCTCGACGGTCGCGCTCACCACCGTCGGCTCGATCGTCGGCCGCGGCGGCCTGGGCAATCTCATCGAGGACGCGCTGCCCAGCTTCTTCAAGGCGCAGGTGCTGACCGCCTCGCTGCTCTGCGTACTCCTCGCGGTCGCCGCGGATCTGCTGCTGCTGGGTGTGCAGCGGCTGCTCACGCCCTGGACCCGGATACGCGCGGCCGGGACCCGGGGGGCCCACTGATGGACGTACTGGCCGGCACCTGGACATGGCTGACCTCCGGCGCCAACTGGTCCGGGGAGGGCGGAGCCTGGCACCGGCTGGGCGAGCATCTGTACGTCACCGGCGTGGCCATGGTCCTGGCCTGTGCCATCGCCCTGCCCGTCGCGCTGTGGCTGGGACACGTCGGCCGCGGCGGCGCCCTGGCCGTGAACCTGTCGAACGTGGGGCGGGCCGTCCCGGTCTTCGCGGTGCTCGCGCTGTTCATGGTCTCGCCGCTGCGCAGCGCCGGATACGTCCCGACGATCATCGCCCTGGTGCTGTTCGCGGTGCCGCCGCTGCTCACCAACGCCTACGTGGGCATGCGGGAGGTCGACCGGGCGGTCGTCGAGGCCGCGCGGGGCATGGGGATGTCGGGCGGGCAGCTCTTCGTCCGGGTCGAACTGCCTCTGGCGTACCCGATGGTCATGACCGGGCTGCGGTCCGCCGCGGTCCAGGTGGTGGCCACCGCGACGATCGCGGCGATGGTCGGGCAGGGCGGCCTCGGCCGCATCATCACGGCCGGGTTCAACACGTACGACACCCCGCAGGTGGTCGCGGGCGCCCTGCTCGTGGCCGTGCTGGCCCTCCTCGTGGAGGCCGTGCTGGTGGCGGTGGACCGCTTGTTCAGTCCGCTCCGGAAGACCGTGTGACGACTCACTCCCTTGGATGGTGAACCTGATGAGCAAGACCTCGCGCCTCGCGGGAGCGGCACTGGGCGTCATGGCCCTGGTGGGCTCGCTCGCCGCCTGCGGCGGCGACAGCCTGGAGCAGGAGAAGGGCGGTTCCGGCACCTCGGACGGTACCGCGAGCGGCGGAGGCAAGGGCGCCCTCGTCGTGGGGGCGGCCGCCTTCACGGAGTCCAAGGTGCTCGCCGAGCTCTACGCCCAGGTGCTGCGCGACGCCGGATACGACGCCTCCGTCACCACGGTCAAGAACCGCGAGCTGTACGAACCGTCCCTGGAGAAGGGCGAGATCGACGTCGTGCCGGAATACGCGGCCACGATCGCCGAATTCCTCAACGCCAAGGCGAACGGCCCGAAGGCGCCCGAGGAGAAGCCCGTCGCCTCGAGCGATGTCGCCGCGACGGTGGCCGCCCTGGAGAAGCTCGCGGCGCCTCGCGGGCTGAAGGTGCTGCCCGCCGGAGAGGCGGTCGACCAGAACGCGTTCGCGGTGAGCAAGGAATTCGCCGAGAAGAACAAGCTCAAGTCCCTTTCCGATCTCGGCAGGTCGAAGATCAAGGTAAAGATCGCGGCCGGGGACGAGTGCGAGGTGCGCCCGTTCTGCGCGCCGGGTCTGAAGAAGGCGTACGGCATCGACGTGGCGGGGGTGGACCCGAAGGGAGTCGGCACCCCGCAGGCCAAGCAGGCGGTCAAGGACGGTGAGGACCAGCTCGTCCTCACCACCACGACCGACGCCACGCTGGAGAGCTTCGGGCTGGTGCTGCTCGAGGACGACAAGAAGCTCCAGAACGCCGACAACGTGCTGCCCGTGGTCAACGCCAAGGACGCCGGATCGCAGGAGATAGCCGACGCGCTCGGCAAGCTCACCGGGGCGCTGACGACCGAGGACCTGGTCGAGCTGAACCGGAAGGTGGACGCCGAGCGGGCCAAGCCGCAGGACGTGGCGAAGGAGTATCTGGCGTCCAAGGGCCTGGTCGGGAACTAGGGCGTGTTGCGGTAGTAGCCCCGTCCGCCCGCAGGGCGGGGTCTGCGGCGTCCGGTGCGTGCGATCGCACGGCGGAGGATCGTCCTCGTACTGGACGTACGCGGATGACTCCGACGACGCAGCGAGCGTGCGTGCCGGGCTTCGCGGGCCAGGAGGGACTTTCGCAGCAAGCCCTGGCCACCGCCGAGCGGGAACAGGCCCGGAGCGAGCCGGAACAGGGTGGGGAAAAGGACGGACGGCCCGGCACATCGAAAGCGATGTGTTCCTGATGCGAAGAGATTGCCGGGCCGACCCCCCAATCGTCACCTACGCACGGTAAATTTCAGGCCATGCCACGTGGACGCCACCGCCATTCCCCACCTCTGCACAGGCTTCTTCCGCCCTCGGCGGTCGCCGGAGCTTCGGTCCTTTGTGCTTTGGGCGCCTGGCTGCTCTCCGATCCGGTCCTGCTCCGTGTCCTGGTCGCCGCGGCCGCCGCCGCTGCGGTCACCGGCGCCGTTCTCATGCGCAGTTGGGACCGGTACGCGGGCCGCCGCGTCGCCGAACTCACCCGTCTCCGCGCCAGCGACGCGTGGAAGACGGAGGAGCGCACGGCGGAGCTGGAAGCCGATCTCGAGGAGTCCCGCGAACTGCGGACCAAGCTCGACGCCAAGCTGCGCGCCAAGCGGGTCGAGCTGGCCGGCCTGCGCAATGAGCACGCCGCCCTGCTCCGCCGGTACGCGAACGCGGAGACCGAGCGGGCCAGCGCGCTCGAAGGCCGCAGGCAGCTCGCGATCGAGGCCGGCTCGCCCAAGGAGCTTCCCGCGGCCGGTTCCACGCCGACGCCGTCCGCGTATCTGCGCGCGGCCAAGGCACTGGAGGACCTGCCTCGCCGGGCCGCCGAGCAGCAGGCGAAGCGCACCGTCGAGGAAGCCCGCAGGCGTGACATCGCCGAGCGGGCCCGAGAGGCGGACGAGCCGCAGGGGAAGCACGCGGCGGCCGCCGGGGGAGCTCAGCACGCCCGCCCGTCGTCCGCCGTCCCCGCCACGCGTGTGCCGGTCGCCGC
It contains:
- a CDS encoding ABC transporter permease yields the protein MDVLAGTWTWLTSGANWSGEGGAWHRLGEHLYVTGVAMVLACAIALPVALWLGHVGRGGALAVNLSNVGRAVPVFAVLALFMVSPLRSAGYVPTIIALVLFAVPPLLTNAYVGMREVDRAVVEAARGMGMSGGQLFVRVELPLAYPMVMTGLRSAAVQVVATATIAAMVGQGGLGRIITAGFNTYDTPQVVAGALLVAVLALLVEAVLVAVDRLFSPLRKTV
- a CDS encoding alpha/beta hydrolase, encoding MGLTSNKVLALAVLAAVALFAATIWLWPRLSRRGWRAVLGRVGLLLATQLALFAAVGLAANNSFLFYGSWADLLGQEQEMGEVVDHSASSRTVKVVGKQKLDVPGSSRPETGGQIQKVVVVGERSGIDSPAYVYLPPEYFQPAYARKTFPVTVVLTGYPGTAENLLKGLKYPRTAFMQAREGRMQPMILVMMRPTVAPPRDTECVDVPDGPQAETFFAKDLPAAVSATYRVGTGPRSWGIMGNSTGGYCALKIALHHPERFGAGAGLSAYYKAAEDPTTGDLFHGNQAERKRANLLWSLDHRPQGASSFLVTTSEQGEGNLKGTREFIRKVKAPARVSSITLDSGGHNFNTWRREIPPALVWMSGRLGAA
- a CDS encoding phosphatidylglycerol lysyltransferase domain-containing protein; this encodes MSVTIDGDKSGLVPDRVRRILRGPRAESVPALVGTACTFIGLIDIAAGVFPRFRHSRMHALAEVLPGALGPFAAALSLSAGVLLLLLAHGLKRHKRRAWRAAVILLPAGAAAQFAYRHSVIGVLLSLALLALLLRHRSEFSALPDPRSRWKALANFVLMGAGSIGLGLVVVSAHPGKVIGSPSLTDRLEHVLLGLFGFEGPVGYESGVDWTVGYSLGALGLLTAVTTIYLAFRPEHPAATLTTDDEARLRELLEKHGGRDSLGHFALRRDKGVVFSPSGKAAVTYRVVSGVMLASGDPIGDVEAWPGAIERFMDEAKAHSWTPAVMGCSETGGQVWTRETGLDALELGDEAVVDVPDFSLTGRAMRNVRQMVKRIERNGYETRVRRVRDLSDGELERIRRAADDWRGTDTERGFSMALGRIGDPSDGDSVIATAHKADDGEPGPYGDLKAVLHFVPWGTDGMSLDLMRRDRSADPGMNELLIVAALQASPKLGIARVSLNFAMFRSALARGEQLGAGPVLRVWRGLLVFLSRWFQIESLYKFNAKFRPRWEPRFVVFRKTRDLPRIGFAAMQAEGFVTLAVPRPFRRGTARAPRPCAHIRPAASQEHEVRAA
- a CDS encoding ABC transporter ATP-binding protein gives rise to the protein MIRFEHVTKRYPDGTTAVDDLSFEVAAGELVTLVGPSGCGKTTTMKMVNRLIEPTEGRIFLDGDDISTVDPVQLRRRIGYVIQQVGLFPHKTVLENTATVPHLLGWKRARGRERAAELLDLVGLDPRVYGDRYPEQLSGGQRQRVGVARALAADPPVLLMDEPFGAVDPVVRERLQSEFLRLQAAVRKTVLFVTHDIEEAVRLGDRIAVYGQGRIEQFGAPAAVLGAPANPYVADFVGADRGLKRLSVTPVEEGDLEQPPVVRLDDPLPRTLDSPWAVVLDPGGDLHGWISAEHAGRTGTVREHARRMDAWLPVGASLKQAFSTMLQHDAGWIAVVDKEEKGRFLGVLTPGRLHEALRRSIDADAQDVPRTTVDIDKVPSG
- a CDS encoding ABC transporter substrate-binding protein — its product is MSKTSRLAGAALGVMALVGSLAACGGDSLEQEKGGSGTSDGTASGGGKGALVVGAAAFTESKVLAELYAQVLRDAGYDASVTTVKNRELYEPSLEKGEIDVVPEYAATIAEFLNAKANGPKAPEEKPVASSDVAATVAALEKLAAPRGLKVLPAGEAVDQNAFAVSKEFAEKNKLKSLSDLGRSKIKVKIAAGDECEVRPFCAPGLKKAYGIDVAGVDPKGVGTPQAKQAVKDGEDQLVLTTTTDATLESFGLVLLEDDKKLQNADNVLPVVNAKDAGSQEIADALGKLTGALTTEDLVELNRKVDAERAKPQDVAKEYLASKGLVGN
- a CDS encoding ABC transporter permease yields the protein MAGRDCLVTNDWICGEYLRSRSQELVDATVQHVGITVASVAIGLVVAFPLALLARGRPRFAGPVLGLTTVLYTIPSLAMFSLLLPFLGLSAALVIAGLVLYSLTILVRNMVAGLEAVPAEAREAARGMGYGPARLLWEVELPLALPALMAGLRMATVSTVALTTVGSIVGRGGLGNLIEDALPSFFKAQVLTASLLCVLLAVAADLLLLGVQRLLTPWTRIRAAGTRGAH